A single window of Larimichthys crocea isolate SSNF chromosome XII, L_crocea_2.0, whole genome shotgun sequence DNA harbors:
- the LOC104933930 gene encoding AP-2 complex subunit mu-A isoform X2, translating into MIGGLFIYNHKGEVLISRVYRDDIGRNAVDAFRVNVIHARQQVRSPVTNIARTSFFHVKRSNIWLAAVTKQNVNAAMVFEFLYKMCDVMTAYFGKISEENIKNNFVLIYELLDEILDFGYPQNSETGALKTFITQQGIKGQHQTKEEQSQITSQVTGQIGWRREGIKYRRNELFLDVLESVNLLMSPQGQVLSAHVSGRVVMKSYLSGMPECKFGMNDKIVIDKQGKGGASDEAGKSGKQSIAIDDCTFHQCVRLSKFDSERSISFIPPDGEYELMRYRTTKDIILPFRVIPLVREVGRTKLEVKVVIKSNFKPSLLAQKIEVRIPTPLNTSGVQVICMKGKAKYKASENAIVWKIKRMAGMKESQISAEIELLPTNDKKKWARPPISMNFEVPFAPSGLKVRYLKVFESKLNYSDHDVIKWVRYIGRSGIYETRC; encoded by the exons ATGATTGGAGGACTGTTCATCTACAACCACAAGGGGGAGGTCCTTATCTCCCGGGTCTACCGAGATGACATTGG GCGTAACGCTGTGGATGCCTTCCGCGTGAACGTGATTCACGCTCGGCAGCAGGTTCGATCCCCGGTGACCAACATCGCCCGCACCAGCTTCTTTCACGTCAAGCGCTCCAACATCTGGTTGGCGGCCGTCACCAAGCAGAATGTCAACGCCGCCATGGTGTTCGAGTTCCTCTACAAGATGTGTGACGTCATGACGGCCTACTTTGGCAAGATCAGCGAGGAGAACATCAAGAACAACTTTGTGCTCATCTACGAACTGCTGGATg AGATTCTGGACTTTGGCTACCCCCAGAACTCAGAGACCGGAGCTCTGAAGACCTTCATCACCCAGCAGGGCATCAAGGGACAG CACCAG ACAAAAGAGGAGCAGTCTCAGATCACCAGCCAGGTGACGGGGCAGATCGGTTGGCGTCGCGAGGGCATCAAGTATCGCCGCAATGAGCTTTTCCTGGACGTACTGGAGAGTGTCAACCTGCTCATGTCACCACAAG GCCAGGTTCTGAGCGCCCACGTGTCGGGCCGAGTAGTGATGAAGAGCTACCTGAGCGGAATGCCCGAGTGCAAATTCGGCATGAATGACAAGATTGTCATCGACAAGCAGGGCAAGGGAGGAGCGTCTGACGAAGCAGGGAAGAG TGGGAAGCAGTCCATAGCCATCGATGACTGCACTTTCCACCAGTGTGTGCGCCTCAGTAAGTTTGACTCAGAGCGTAGCATCAGCTTCATCCCCCCTGATGGAGAGTATGAGCTCATGAG GTATCGCACCACTAAAGACATCATCCTGCCGTTCCGAGTTATTCCTCTGGTGAGGGAGGTCGGCCGCACTAAACTGGAGGTAAAGGTGGTCATCAAGTCCAACTTCAAACCCTCGCTGCTGGCCCAAAAGATCGAG GTGCGCATCCCAACGCCCCTCAACACCAGCGGCGTGCAGGTGATTTGTATGAAGGGAAAAGCCAAGTACAAGGCCAGCGAGAACGCCATTGTTTGGAA gatcaAACGCATGGCTGGGATGAAGGAGTCTCAGATCAGCGCTGAGATCGAGCTGCTGCCGACCAACGATAAGAAGAAATGGGCCAGACCTCCCATCTCTATGAACTTTGAG GTTCCTTTTGCTCCTTCTGGTCTCAAGGTGCGCTACTTGAAGGTGTTTGAGTCCAAGCTCAACTACAGTGACCACGACGTCATCAAATGGGTGCGGTACATCGGCCGCTCCGGCATCTACGAAACGCGCTGCTAA
- the LOC104933930 gene encoding AP-2 complex subunit mu-A isoform X1: protein MIGGLFIYNHKGEVLISRVYRDDIGRNAVDAFRVNVIHARQQVRSPVTNIARTSFFHVKRSNIWLAAVTKQNVNAAMVFEFLYKMCDVMTAYFGKISEENIKNNFVLIYELLDEILDFGYPQNSETGALKTFITQQGIKGQHQTKEEQSQITSQVTGQIGWRREGIKYRRNELFLDVLESVNLLMSPQGQVLSAHVSGRVVMKSYLSGMPECKFGMNDKIVIDKQGKGGASDEAGKSDLGGGSGKQSIAIDDCTFHQCVRLSKFDSERSISFIPPDGEYELMRYRTTKDIILPFRVIPLVREVGRTKLEVKVVIKSNFKPSLLAQKIEVRIPTPLNTSGVQVICMKGKAKYKASENAIVWKIKRMAGMKESQISAEIELLPTNDKKKWARPPISMNFEVPFAPSGLKVRYLKVFESKLNYSDHDVIKWVRYIGRSGIYETRC, encoded by the exons ATGATTGGAGGACTGTTCATCTACAACCACAAGGGGGAGGTCCTTATCTCCCGGGTCTACCGAGATGACATTGG GCGTAACGCTGTGGATGCCTTCCGCGTGAACGTGATTCACGCTCGGCAGCAGGTTCGATCCCCGGTGACCAACATCGCCCGCACCAGCTTCTTTCACGTCAAGCGCTCCAACATCTGGTTGGCGGCCGTCACCAAGCAGAATGTCAACGCCGCCATGGTGTTCGAGTTCCTCTACAAGATGTGTGACGTCATGACGGCCTACTTTGGCAAGATCAGCGAGGAGAACATCAAGAACAACTTTGTGCTCATCTACGAACTGCTGGATg AGATTCTGGACTTTGGCTACCCCCAGAACTCAGAGACCGGAGCTCTGAAGACCTTCATCACCCAGCAGGGCATCAAGGGACAG CACCAG ACAAAAGAGGAGCAGTCTCAGATCACCAGCCAGGTGACGGGGCAGATCGGTTGGCGTCGCGAGGGCATCAAGTATCGCCGCAATGAGCTTTTCCTGGACGTACTGGAGAGTGTCAACCTGCTCATGTCACCACAAG GCCAGGTTCTGAGCGCCCACGTGTCGGGCCGAGTAGTGATGAAGAGCTACCTGAGCGGAATGCCCGAGTGCAAATTCGGCATGAATGACAAGATTGTCATCGACAAGCAGGGCAAGGGAGGAGCGTCTGACGAAGCAGGGAAGAG TGATTTAGGGGGAGGAAG TGGGAAGCAGTCCATAGCCATCGATGACTGCACTTTCCACCAGTGTGTGCGCCTCAGTAAGTTTGACTCAGAGCGTAGCATCAGCTTCATCCCCCCTGATGGAGAGTATGAGCTCATGAG GTATCGCACCACTAAAGACATCATCCTGCCGTTCCGAGTTATTCCTCTGGTGAGGGAGGTCGGCCGCACTAAACTGGAGGTAAAGGTGGTCATCAAGTCCAACTTCAAACCCTCGCTGCTGGCCCAAAAGATCGAG GTGCGCATCCCAACGCCCCTCAACACCAGCGGCGTGCAGGTGATTTGTATGAAGGGAAAAGCCAAGTACAAGGCCAGCGAGAACGCCATTGTTTGGAA gatcaAACGCATGGCTGGGATGAAGGAGTCTCAGATCAGCGCTGAGATCGAGCTGCTGCCGACCAACGATAAGAAGAAATGGGCCAGACCTCCCATCTCTATGAACTTTGAG GTTCCTTTTGCTCCTTCTGGTCTCAAGGTGCGCTACTTGAAGGTGTTTGAGTCCAAGCTCAACTACAGTGACCACGACGTCATCAAATGGGTGCGGTACATCGGCCGCTCCGGCATCTACGAAACGCGCTGCTAA